One stretch of Segatella copri DNA includes these proteins:
- a CDS encoding helix-turn-helix domain-containing protein: MLFFGFYFLFAKTPEKKIFKNYLRSRQMMGIAMLLLSANYSVHFFFGIRFKNADSAILMNMSTYFLCYSLFSSALIMLLDRFYVTKRRVWTHIILWIVFSTLSGVVLFLLPSGIIQKISLFALAAWLVVFGVVLARRVIIAYRRAIRIFNETQADDIGAYIEWLSIFTYWAVIFGVGCGLLTFLPDKYVFIWILSSIPFYSYLFYSYQNYLLFYEQVENAFEQDMQSEEELLTNSGIEPEMVSEEVPGSYTEFIEKVDNWIKTDGYVQQGLTIKELSKILYTNRTYLSAYIKTTYKMTFREWITSLRLEYAKNILKEHPEINIQKLAESSGFLSRSNFIKLFSEKEGCTPAKWKKANRE; the protein is encoded by the coding sequence ATGTTATTCTTCGGCTTTTATTTTTTGTTTGCAAAGACTCCTGAAAAGAAAATTTTCAAGAATTATCTCCGCTCCCGACAGATGATGGGTATAGCTATGCTGCTGCTTTCGGCAAATTATTCGGTACATTTCTTCTTTGGTATCCGATTCAAAAATGCGGATTCTGCCATATTGATGAACATGTCCACATACTTCCTGTGCTATTCTCTGTTCAGTTCGGCATTGATAATGTTGCTTGATCGTTTTTACGTTACCAAACGGCGTGTGTGGACACATATCATATTATGGATTGTATTTTCAACTCTTTCCGGAGTTGTGTTGTTCCTGTTGCCAAGCGGAATCATACAAAAAATCTCTTTATTTGCTTTAGCTGCCTGGTTGGTCGTTTTTGGAGTCGTTTTAGCTCGCAGAGTCATAATTGCATATCGTAGAGCCATTCGGATTTTCAATGAAACTCAGGCGGATGATATAGGCGCATATATCGAATGGCTTTCCATATTCACTTATTGGGCTGTTATCTTTGGTGTCGGATGCGGATTGCTGACATTTCTGCCAGACAAATATGTGTTTATCTGGATTTTGTCGTCAATACCGTTCTACAGCTATCTTTTCTACAGCTATCAGAACTACCTGCTGTTCTATGAACAGGTAGAAAATGCGTTTGAGCAGGATATGCAATCTGAAGAAGAACTTCTGACAAATTCGGGAATTGAACCCGAAATGGTTTCAGAAGAAGTTCCTGGGTCCTATACAGAATTTATAGAGAAGGTTGACAACTGGATAAAGACAGACGGCTATGTCCAGCAGGGACTTACCATAAAAGAACTGTCCAAAATACTTTATACGAACCGTACCTATCTTTCCGCTTATATCAAGACTACGTATAAAATGACATTCCGCGAATGGATAACCAGTCTCCGGTTGGAGTATGCGAAAAACATACTGAAGGAGCATCCAGAAATCAATATACAGAAGCTGGCTGAGTCTTCCGGTTTTCTTTCCCGCAGTAACTTTATCAAATTATTTTCCGAGAAGGAAGGATGTACGCCTGCCAAATGGAAAAAAGCAAATCGGGAATAA
- a CDS encoding CHC2 zinc finger domain-containing protein, with translation MAEYIDSITLSKLRGINIQEVADALGIGLRHRNALCISHNDSNPSLHFWPSTNTCHCFACGWGGDNIDLVMKRENLSFTEACQWLGRNFGIVVGNGRQPARGTVGQPARGTVGQQKTECDTDRINLRGPFQHQPDVDYLMRMLEGKKLTETARDFLFEQRKLRPEYIYWCRVVSTDFSIAGYRFGGKFFDGPSLLIPYYGVDGRLLTVQSRFLGDKSKEKPRFKFAPGSKPMVYGMQILPQVADNEPLVITEGCTDCWSAMSMGYKAIAIPSATLCNEECRSLLSGRNLHMWPDQDKPGISLYMKLKEMFPQLVYHQLPEGCKDLSDYYQSSYVQKM, from the coding sequence ATGGCAGAATATATAGATTCAATCACGCTCTCTAAACTTAGAGGCATCAATATACAGGAGGTGGCTGATGCTTTGGGAATAGGCTTGCGTCATCGCAATGCGCTCTGTATCAGTCATAACGATTCTAATCCGAGCTTGCATTTCTGGCCATCAACCAATACTTGCCATTGCTTTGCATGCGGGTGGGGTGGTGATAATATCGACCTGGTGATGAAGCGGGAGAATCTCTCTTTTACCGAAGCCTGCCAATGGTTGGGAAGAAACTTCGGTATTGTTGTGGGGAATGGCCGACAGCCAGCAAGGGGTACGGTCGGGCAGCCAGCAAGGGGTACGGTCGGGCAGCAGAAAACGGAATGCGATACGGACAGAATCAACCTTAGAGGACCATTCCAGCATCAGCCGGATGTAGATTATCTCATGAGAATGCTTGAGGGAAAGAAACTCACCGAGACTGCAAGGGATTTCCTTTTCGAACAGCGAAAGCTGCGCCCCGAATACATCTATTGGTGCAGAGTGGTAAGTACAGATTTTTCTATCGCTGGCTATCGCTTTGGTGGTAAGTTTTTTGATGGGCCTTCCCTGCTCATACCTTACTATGGGGTGGATGGAAGATTGCTAACGGTACAGAGCAGATTTCTGGGGGATAAATCTAAGGAGAAGCCCCGGTTTAAATTTGCACCTGGCAGCAAACCTATGGTATACGGGATGCAGATTTTGCCCCAAGTAGCTGATAATGAACCTTTGGTTATTACTGAGGGATGTACCGACTGTTGGAGTGCTATGTCTATGGGTTATAAGGCGATAGCAATACCCAGTGCTACACTTTGTAATGAAGAATGTCGCAGTCTTTTGTCGGGAAGGAATCTTCACATGTGGCCGGATCAGGATAAGCCTGGCATTAGTCTCTATATGAAATTGAAGGAGATGTTTCCGCAGTTGGTGTATCATCAGTTGCCCGAAGGATGCAAGGATTTATCTGATTATTATCAGTCCTCTTACGTTCAGAAAATGTGA